The region CAATACTTTTTTCGAATATTCTAAAATTGAAGGAATTGAACTGGTGCTCAAACATCTTTCCTACCGAATCAATCATGGTGTTTTTTTAAACGAATCACTTCCGTTGTTTATTGAAAATGAATCCAAAATCGAGCCCGACTTTTTTGAATTTATGAATGATTTAACTGAAGACGTAAAAAAGCAATCAGCCTAAGAAGTTGCCGTCTTTCATCACTAATTTTCTATCGGCCATATCTGCCAATTCGTTATTATGCGTTACAATCACAAAAGTTTGATTGTATGTTTTTCTTAAATTAAAGAAAAGCTGATGCAGTTCTTTAGCTGAATTACTGTCTAGATTTCCGGAGGGTTCATCGGCAAAAACAACTTTTGGCGAATTAATCAATGCACGCGCAACAGCTACGCGTTGTTGTTCGCCACCTGATAATTCAGATGGCTTATGATTTTTGCGCGCGCTTAATCCTAAATAGTCGAGTAATTCTTCTGCTTTTTTTTCAGCTTCTTTTTTAGCGGTTTTAGCAATAAGAGCGGGCATGCAAATATTTTCGATGGCTGTAAATTCAGGTAACAAATGATGAAATTGAAAAACAAAACCAATGTGTTTGTTTCTGAATGCCGCAAGTTTGCTGTCGTTTAAACTGTAAACATCAATGCCTCCAATATTTAATGTGCCTGATGTGGGACGATCAAGAGTTCCTAAAATAGTTAGCAAGGTGGTTTTACCTGCACCCGACGAACCTACAATGGAAACAACTTCACCTTCGTTAATGTCAACATTCACACCTTTTAAAATCTCCAGTTGTCCGTATGTTTTATGTATGTCGCGTGCTTTTATCATCTCTACAAAAGTAAGTAACAAAACAATGTAATCAATAAAATTCCTAAAACATCCAGCACTATTCCTACTTTGAACATATCTTTTATTTCTATGCGTTTCGTTCCAAATACAATTGTATTTGCTGCCGTTGCAACAGGTAACATAAATCCTAAAGAGGCAGCAAAAGTGGCCGGAATCATGAGCATTAAGGGAGGTAAATCCAGATTTTTCTGTAATGCAATCATCACCGGTATGGCTAATTGAATACTGGCAATGTTAGAAGCAAATTCACTGATTAACGTAACAATGCCGCATATTCCCAGAATAACTAAAACAGGATTAACACCTTTTAATACAGCCAATGAACCGGCGAGCCATTCGCTTAATCCGGACACTTCAAATCCGTAAGCTAAAGCAAATCCACTGCCAAACATCAGAATAATGTCGTAACGGATTTTTTTAGCGTCATTCCATGTTAATAAGGCTTCATTCGGACTTTTCTTCGATGGAATTAAGAATAATAATAAAGCGGCAACGACAGCAACTAATGAATCATCAATAAATTTCGGAACCTGAAATAAATTAGCCCAGCCTTTATATTTAAATGTGCCAAAATCAACATCCGCACGTGTAAACCATAATACAGCGCAAGTAATGAAAATGATAAAAACCCAGCGCTCTTCATAACTTGTTTTTCCGAGATTGGTGTAATTCGTTTTAAAAAAACTCTTGCTTAAATTTATTTCAAGTCCTTTTCTGAAATAATATTTCGATAGTACAAAGAACGTAACGATTAAGAAAGTAAAGGATAAAGGAAAGCCGATTGAAGCCCACTTTAAAAAATTAAGTTGCGTGTCATCAGGATAAGCTTCTTTAAAGGCTTTAAAGAAATACATATTCGGTGGAGTCCCAACCGGTGTTGCCAATCCGCCAATAGTTGCAGAGAAGGCAAGTCCTAATAATAATGCGGCAGCAAATTTATTTCTGTTTTTGGTTCCTTCAATAAATTGCTCGGTTTCCAATATCAATGCCAGAACCGCACTAAATAACATCATGCAAGTAGCGGTATTGCTAATCCAATTACTGATAAGATAAGAGCTTATCATGATACCAAATAAAATGTTGGTAGGCTTTGTACCAACTACAGATAATATTTTAATGGCAATGCGTTTATGTAAATCCCATTTCTCTATGGCAAAAGCGAGCATAAATCCACCTAAGAATAAAAATATAATACTGTCGGTATATTGTTGAGCTACACTTTTTGCATCACCCAATCCAAAAACAGGAAGAAGTATCATCGGTAAGAGAGCGGTAACAGCTAAATCAACGGCTTCGGTAAACCACCAAGTGGCCATCCAAACCGCAATTCCTGCCATGTATGTTACCTTAGGGGAGCCGGGTTGTAAATCAAAAAACAGCCAAATAAGAGAGGCAAGCATGGGCCCCGCAAATATTGGTATATATTTTTTGAAAAGATTTGGCATTAATACAAATGTAACATTTTACATTTGTACTATGCGTATAGTATTTATGGGTACTCCCGAATTCGCGGTACCTTGTTTGGATATATTAATTAGAAATAATTACAATGTGGTGGCTGTGGTTACGGTGCCGGATAAACCTGCAGGGCGCGGACAACAACTTAGTGAGAGTGCGGTAAAGGTATACGCTAAGGAAAAAGGAATTAAAATTTTACAACCGCTTAAACTAAAAGATCCTGCTTTTATTGCAGAGTTAAAGGAACTAAAGCCCGATTTACAAATTGTTGTAGCTTTTAGAATGTTGCCGGAAGAGGTTTGGAATATGCCTCCTTTGGGAACGTATAATTTACACGCATCTTTATTGCCAAAGTACAGAGGTGCTGCTCCAATAAATTGGGCTGTTATTAATGGAGAGAGCGAGAGCGGAGTCACCACATTTAAATTAAAGCATGAAATTGATACAGGAAATGTTTTGTTTCAGGAGAAGGTGCCATTATCCGACACTACAACAGCCGGTGAATTGCACGATACGTTAATGAAAGTGGGGAGCGAGTTGATTTTAAAAAGTGTAAAAGCGATTGAGAGTGGAAACTATGAATTAAAGCCACAAAATGATGCTGTTGCCATACATGCGCCGAAAATTTTTAAAGACACTTGCAAAATCGACTGGACAAAAGAAGTGAAGTCGGTGTACAATTTAATTCGGGGGTTATCACCATATCCGGCCGCTTACACGGAATTTACGGATAGTAAAGGCACACTCACTTCTTTTAAATTATTTAAAACAACTGTAGAGGAGGGGGCAGTAAAAGAAACTAACGGTTCGCTGCTAACCGACAATAAAACATTTATTAAAATTGCCTCTAAGGGAGGTTATATAAATGTGAAGGAATTACAACTGCAAGGAAAAAAAAGGATGAGTACCGAGGAATTTTTGCGTGGGTATAAATTTCCTGAAAACACATTGTGTAAGTAAGCATCTGCGTTTTTGCTTTACAAATTTCATTTCTTGTTTTGTTAAAAAAGGAATCTTCTGTATCCCGCGCTATCAGAGCGTTTCAGGCGCTTGAATTATGAACAAAGACTTGATTTTTCAACAAAAACCCTTGTTTCTAATCTTTGTCACTTGATAAAAAGACTTCATCTTATAAATTTGTTAGAGCAAAAACATTTATTGTTAAACCCATTAAAAAAATTAAAATGAACAAAGCAGAATTAATTGATGCAATTGCAGCCAGTGCAAAATTATCAAAAGCAGATGCAGGTCGCGCATTAGATGCAACTATCGATTCAATCAACAAAGCCTTAAAAAAAGGTGATCGTATTGGTTTAGTTGGTTTCGGATCTTTTTCAGTAGCAAAACGCGCTGCACGTACAGGTCGTAATCCTCAAACCGGAAAAGAAATTAAGATTGCCGCTAAGAAGGTGGTGAAATTTAAAGCAGGTGCTGAATTAGCTGGTAACGTAAACAAAAAATAAGTTTAGTTTACAGAAAATAAAAAACCGAGATGTTAGTCTCGGTTTTTTTATTTTATGCGATAAATATAATTATCTGTCATCCTCATCCATGTTATCAGAGAAGCCATAATCATCATCTCCTCCTTCTTCATTAAACTCATCTTCGCCTTCCTCGTCCTCAGTTTTTTCTTCACCTTCTTCGCCTTCCAAACTTTCTAAATCGTCTTCTTCAATACCTTCCGTATTTAAGGCTTTGTAAATTTCATTTTCTTCCACATCATCCTCTTCTTCTTTGGCTTTCTTTTTACCACCACCTAAAATCGCTGCTAATAATGCATCTTCTCCAGTAGGCTCTTCTTTAATAAGGGCTTGCTTGTATTGTTTAGGTTCTTTTCCAACCGATTTTACGCAAATAGGATATTTTGTTTTTGGATTTTCAACATCAATTTTCATCAACTCGATCAAAAAACTCCATTGTACTTCCGGGTCAAAAATGTAGACAAATCGTTGATGCGGTTGCTCAATGAATTTTGCAATTTTGGTTTCCGACATCAGTTTTTTAGGATCCACTTTTTTGCGAATTTCTTCCGCATCAAGTTTTAAATCTTCTTTACGCAAAGTAATTTCCTGACCTTTTCGCCAGAAATCATCACTCACGAAAAATGAAGCCGCGTGTTTTTTATCAAACTTTATGGCATCCTGAATGGCATTGTGGAAGTCTTCAAATGTTTGCCCAGATTTAATTTCAATATCGCGGTACACGTCGTCGTTATCTTCGTATACAACTTTGAATTTATAAACAGCCATGTGGAAATTATTTGTTGGATTTATAAATCTCCGATTTCATAATACCAAGTCGGTTAAAGAAATGAACGAAAGATGTTCCGAGTACACCCATTCCGTATTTCATACTACGACTGAAATTAATGGAGCTGGCTTCCGGAAAATACTTAGTAGGACAGGTCACTTCTGCAATATCAAATCCGGCATAAAAAATCTGAGAAATCATTTGATTATCGAACACGAAATCATCCGAATTGGCATGGTAATTTATGGTAACCAATACTTCTTTAGAAAAGGCACGGTAACCTGTATGGTATTCTGATAATTTCTGATTAATTAATACGTTTTGACTGAAGGTTAAGAAACGGTTAAAGATGTATTTGTACATTGGCATACCGCCTTTTAATGCGCCTTTACCTAAAATACGGGAACCAAACGCAACAGGGTACAAATCGTTTGCAATCAGATACGTTAAACTCTGAATTAATTTTGGGGTATATTGGTAATCGGGATGTAACATCACCACAATATCAGCTCCTAAACTCAAAGCTTTATCATAGCAAGTTTTTTGATTACCGCCATAACCTTTGTTTTTCTCATGGGAAATAACGTGTTTAATACCGATTTGACGCGCTACTTCTACAGTGTTATCCTTACTGCAATCATCTACCAACACCACATCGTCAACAATGTCAAATGGTATTTCGTTATAAGTACGTTCAAGGGTTAAAGCTGCGTTATACGCAGGCAATACCACCACTAATTTCTTGTTATTAATCATAATATTTAAACAAAAATAACAATTTTGATTGATAAAAAGGGTATGTAAATTTTTAATTATCCTGTATCTTTAAGGCTTATAAGTGCCCCTAAAGAAATTACATACCCTGCTCATAAAGTCGTTTTTACCGCCTTTTGTAATTACCCTGTTTGTCAGCGTGTTTTTGTTTTTCCTTGTGCAAATTGTAATTACTTATCTCGACGATTTAATAGGTAAAGGCCTTTCTTTCTGGACGCTCACCCAGCTTTTTACTTATGCTTGGATAGCCATCATTCCGCAGTGTATTCCGCTTGCTGTTTTATTAGCATCCATTATGACATTTGGAAGTTTAGCTGAGAATTATGAATTAGCAGCTTTGAAATCAGCCGGATTGTCTTTATTCAAAATAATTAAACCGGTTTTTTATACTGTGGTTATTTTAGCGGCGCTCACTTTTGTGTTTAATAACTACATTTTACCCGTCGTTACCTGGAAATCACAATCACTTTTATGGGATATTCGTCAGGCAAAACCAGCCATGAACATAAAGGAAGGAATTTTTTATAACAAGATTGAGGATTATAGTCTGCGTGTCGGGAAAAAGGGAAAGGATGGAAATAGTATTCAGGATGTTTTGATTTACGATCACACAGCAGGTATTGGAAATAATGTTCAATTGTATGCGGATAGCGGTTACATGAATATGAGTGCCGATACGAATTATTTAATCATAAAATTATTTAAAGGCAACCGTTACGAGGAAATTGAAAATAGGGAAGTGAGCAAGAAGGCAAAGCAATTCTCGCAACTTAATTTTAAAGAATTGGAAGTAAATATTGAGCTTACCGATTTTAAATTAAAACGTACCGATGAAAATTTATTTAAGCATCATTATGAAATGATGAATATTTGGCAAATTGATAACGAACTGGATACTATCAGAACTCAACTGGAAAGAAAGCGTACAAATTTAAATACGCAGGCAAAAAACTCTTTCTACTATCGCACATCTAATTTTATTAAGAAGCCTGTAGAAAAACCGGTAAACATTCGCAAATTTTATGGCAGTTTGAGTGCACCTGATTACAATCGCGCCATAGAGAACGCTTTAAATCTTGCACGTAATTCGAGCGGATTTATTGATTCACTGAATGATGGAAGCAGAGATGATTTGTACCGTGAAGCGCAATTCGAAATGGGTTGGCACGAAAAAATTAATGTTTGTTTCGCTTGTATCGTTTTGTTTTTTGTGGGCGCACCTCTAGGAGCGATTATTCGTAAAGGAGGAATGGGTCTGCCGGTTGTAATGGCGGTAATTTTCTTTCTTGCTTACTTTATTCTTACTGAAGCTTTCAAAGGATTAACCAGCGAAGGTATCGTGCATGCGTGGTTTGGTATGTGGTTACCACTATTAATATTCCTTCCTTTAGGAGTCTTTTTAACCTATAAAGCCGCTACTGATTCGGCGTTGTTTGATATTGATGTGTATTTACAACCAATTAAAAAATTGTTTAAACGTAAAAGTTCCTGATGCGCGTACTTCAAATCTGTAATAAAGCTCCTTATCCGCCAAATGACGGAAGTTCCATTGCTATTTACAATATGGGAGAGGGATTTATTGCCAATAATGTTGAATTACATGTATTAACCATTAATACAAAAAAGCATTTTAAACCCGACGATCAAATTCCAAGTGATTACAAAGAAAAATCGCATTATCAATCTGTTTATCGCGACGCCAGCGTGACGCCATGGGGCGCATTTGCTAATTTGTTTTCTTCTCAATCATATTTTGTCTCACGTTTTTATTTCAACGCGTTTGAAAACTCTTTAATAGAAATTTTAAAGAAGAATGTTTTTGATATTATTCAATTAGAAGGTCTCTTTGTTGCTACCTATATTTCGGTTATAAAAAAATACTCAAAAGCAAAAATTGTTTTACGTGCGCATAATGTGGAGTTTTTAATTTGGGAAAGACATTTGCTGCATGAAAAATCTGCACTAAAAAAGTGGTATTTGTCTTTACAAACCTCACGTTTAAAAAAGTTTGAACTCGAAGTGTTGCCGCAATTGGATGCTATTGTAACAATTACGGATATCGATAAAGATTTTTTTCTTGAACTTGGATTTAAGAAACCAATTTATACCTGCATTACAGGTGTAAACGTAAACTCATATAAGGAGAAAAAGTCAAACAATAAAAAACCAAAGACTATTTTTCATTTTGCTTCTATGGATTGGATGCCAAATATGGAAGCGGTGGAATGGTTTCTTGAGAATTGCTGGGAGAAGGTACATAAAACTGTGCCTGAAGCTAAATTAGTTTTGGCAGGAAGAGATATGCCGGAAAAATTCAGAAAATTGAATTTGCCCAATGTGATGGTGATTGAAAAGGTTGCAGACTCAAAAACATTTTACAATGAGCATGAAATCATGTTAGTGCCATTGTTGTCGGGTAGCGGATTAAGAATAAAAATAATTGAAGGTATGGCCTACGGAAAGCCAATTGTTTCCACTGCTATTGGTGCCGAAGGAATAAAGTATACTCACGGAAAAAATATTCTCATTGCAAATTCACCTTCCGAATTTTCAGAGGCTGTTATTGGGTTATTACAAAACGATGAGAAAAGAAAGCTTCTTGAAAATGAAGCGCAATTGCTGGCCGAGCAACAATTCGATAATAAGAAAGTAGTGGAGGGCTTGGTTCAGTTCTATAATTCGGAATTAAATGCATAGTGTTTGGCTCGTCATATTTGTTCTCTCTGTGTATTTAATTTTACACACTTATGCTATTTATCCATTATGGCTATTGATTTTTTCTAAAAGAGAGAGTAACGAGAAACAGTTGTTTAAGTTGGATGAAGAGTTGCCTGAGGTGGCTATTTTAATGGCAGCTTATAACGAAGAGAAAGTGATAGGAGATAAAATTGCATCTGTTTTCAAAACAAGTTATCCCTTACAGAAAATTCATTTCTATATTGGTTCTGATGCGTCTACTGATAAAACAGATGAAATTATCCAGGAATGGCAAAGGAAATATCCTCAAATTAATTTAATACGTTTTGGCGGAAGAACAGGAAAGTCGGGTATTATCAACGATTTATCAGATAAAGCGACGCAGGAAATTTTCATCCTAACAGATGCGAATGTTATTTTTAAAGAGGATACTATTTTCAATTTGATTCGTCATTTTAAAAATGAAAGTGTGGCGCAGGTGGCGGCTAATATTATTAAGGTGTCGCCCAATAATAAAGGTATCGCGTCACAAGAGAAATCGTACATAGCCATCGAGAATAAAATAAAGCATCAGGAAAGTTTGCGTTGGAATGTGGTGATGGGAGCAGAGGGCGGTTGTTATGCGATTCGTAAAGTAAGTTTTTCAAAAGTGCCACCTAAATTTTTCATGGATGACTTTTACATCACCATGAATGTAATTGAGCAAGGGAAACAAATTGTTTTTGATAAGGAAGCTGTTTGTAATGAAGATGTACCAACTAAATCAGCGGAAGAATTTAAAAGAAAGGTAAGAATCTCAATAGGCAATTTCCAAAATCTAATGCGATATAAATCTTTACTGCTTAGTTTTAACGGCATTTCCTTCGCGTTTTGGTCGCATAAAGTATTACGCTGGTTAACGCCGTTTTTACTCATCACAGCTTTTGTCAGCACTTATTTTCTGATGTTTCACGATGCTTATTTTAAAATTTTATTCCTCTTACAATTATTCGGATTCGTAACACCGGTTCTGGATTGGTTATTGCGGATCAATATTCCTCTCATGCGGTTTGTCAGCCATTTTTATCTTATGAATCTTGCCCTGTTACGTGGCTTTATCATATATATGAAGGGTGTTGAAAGTAATGTGTGGCAACCTACAAAACGTGAAGTGAATTGAGAGTATTCGTAAACATATTATTTTTCTTCGTCTTAATTTGCAGTTCTGCTTTGGCCCAGCAAAAGAAAAGCACGAAGCCTGCACCTGATAAGGCGAAACAAATCGAAATTCGCCATGCCGGAGTGTTTCGATACGATAAAGGAATTAGCGCAAAGCGATTAATCGGGAATGTTATTTGTGCACATGAGGGCGCCGTGATGAATTGCGATAGCGCTTACTTATACGATTCCAACAAACTCGAAGCATTTGGTCATATCTCCATTATCAAGGGCGACAGTATTTTTGTGTATGGTGATAAGCTGTATTATGATGGCGCCAGTAAATTGGCAACACTGGAGGGAAATGTGCGTTGCATTGAAAAAGACATGACGCTTACAACCCCGATCCTCACTTTTGATGTGAAGAATTCTATCGCGAACTATTATAACGGAGGTACTTTAGTGAATAAGGATAATACTTTGGTAAGTAAAAACGGACATTATTATTCGTCTTCAAAAACCGTGGCTTTTAAATACGATGTAGAACTTACAAATCCCGAGTACAAAATGAAGGGAGATACTCTGCTTTATAATACATCGAATAAGACTTCTTATTTTTTAGGTCCGAGTATTATTATTAGTAAGGATGATTATATCTATTGTGAGAACGGTTGGTATGATACGGAAAATGAAAAATCACAATTCAGTAAAAACGCGTTGTTGGTTACCAAGGAACAAAAGCTAACCGGTGATAGTTTAACCTACGATCGTAAATTGGGAATCGGTCGCGCGTTTAAAAACATTAAACTTATCGATACAACAAACAAATCCGTGCTTTATGGCGATTACGCCGAATATCATGAAAAGGCTTCAAAGGCTTTAGTGACTAAGCGCGCTATGTACGTGCGTATGTTTGATAAAGATTCTTTGTATTTAACGGCTGATACTTTATTTCATCAGGATATTGATTCGGTTAATAATTTGATTAAAGCTTACCATAAGGTGAAGTTTTACAAAAATGATTTGCAAGGAGTTTGCGACTCTTTAGCATACAGCACGGTAGATTCATTGATGCATATGTTTTATATGCCAATTGTGTGGGCGCAAAAAGGACAAGCCACGGCGAAGTTTATCGATGTCTGTGTTGGCAAGAACGGTATTCATAGTTTCTCTCTTACAACGAATGGTTTTGTGGTGCAGCAAGCTGATTCTTTAATCAATAATGCATATAATCAAATAACAGGAAAGAACATTGTCGGGTATTTTAAAGACGATAGTATCCGAAAAATTACAGTGAAGGGTAACGCGCAGATTTTATATTATCCTAAAAATAAAACCAAACTGGTAGGTTTAAATAAATCACTATGCAGTGATATTGTTGTTTGGTTTAAGGAAGGCGATTTTGATAAGGTATCATTTATAAAAAAGCCGGAAAGTGTGACTACTCCAATGAAAGATGTGAATATCGATGAGGCGCGTTTAAAAGGTTTCAACTGGTTCGAATCAAGAAGACCTCTCTCAAAATTTAGTCTGGTTCCCGATTTTAAGAATTAATGCAATGAATAGAATAGCTTTAGCATTAATCACCTTTTTGCTTTTTTCTGTATTTTGTTTTTCTCAGGTTATTAATATTGAATCCAAACGTTTTCATAACGATTCTTCACAATGGGTTGGAAAGATTGATGGTAATTTCAGTGCGGTGAAAAATATTCAGGAGGTTATTACTTTCGGTTTGAACATTCATACCCAATATCAGAAGGGAAAGTCAAGAGTTTTGGCGATTGGGGATTTAGCTTTTATTAAAGCGGGTAATACCGACTTCATGAACTCAGGCTATCAGCATTTGCGTTACAATTACAAGCTTAATAAATGGCTTACCTGGGAGGCATTTGTTCAAGCGCAATATAACAGAGTATTGTTACTTGATAGAAGATATCTTGGCGGAACAGGTCCGCGTTTTAAATTAGTTAAACGAGAACATTTGCGAATATATACCGCCACCCTCTATATGTACGAATATCAGGCACAGAATAATGATAGTTTGGAAAGATACAGTAACCGATTAAGCGCCTACCTAAGTTTTAATGTTTCGTTTGGAAAGTTTGAATTTACGAGCACCACCTTTTATCAGCCGAACTTTGCCGACTTCAATGATTATCGCATTGCTAATAATTCGATGCTGGAATTAATTCTTACCAAGCATCTCAATTTAAAATCTGAATTGGTTTTGTTGTACGATACGCGACAACCTTTGCGTGTTCCTGATTTGGTTTACACGATTCGGAGCGGAATAAGTTATAAGTTTTAAAACTGACCTGATTCTACCAGTTTAACCGCACGTTCAATCATGATGTCTTCTGTATTAGCATCATATTCTGTCTTCATATTGTTGCCAAATATGCGTGCTACCGCTTGCCACATGACTGCTTCAAATCCACCGCGCATTTCTTTTACTATCTGATAAGTTGTTTTACCTGTTTCGCGGTCGATGAGTTTCATTAAAATTCTGCCCTGATTGATGGATAAATCTTTCAATTCATCTTCAAATTCATTTTTTAAATCTTTCTCGCAAACACGGATGTAAGCTTTCTTCATTCGTTCATTTGGCATCTTCTCCAAAATCACATCATACTCTTTTAATTTAGCTGCAGCGATAATAGCATAAGGATAAACTTTTTTTACGTTATACTTGATGCGAGTCCACTGCTCGTATTGCTTTTTGTTTTTATAAATGTAATCGGTATAAACATAAACAGGGTAGAGGTCAACCACAGGAACAGTATCATTGTCCACCACTTCAGCTCTTAGTGTGTAAGATGTTTTGGCTTGTGGCACACTTATATCTTGTGCAGGACTAAAGCTAAATACGAAAATGAAAGCGGTAAGCAGTGCTGTTGCAGGAGTTTTAAACCTGTAAAATACTTTGGGTAAACGGATATTTAAGTAAGCACTCATTCTATCCTTTTATTACATTATACGCAAAAAGTAACCTAAAGTTACAGTCCGTTTTTTAACGGTTTTGACGCCATTTACTTTTTTTAACAGTGCCGCTTTCAACCGACTGACTTTGTGTTTTTTTGGTGTCAAAAATATAGGAAGAAGCTAAAGCAATAGCCTCATCAAATTCATCAGTATTGTTCACTAAGCACTCCGGCGTGAAATATTTTTTAATAAAGCCGGTATCGAATTTTCCGGACACAAAGGCTTCATGCTTTAATACATAAGTGCAAAAATCCAACGTGGTTTCAACGCCAATAATTTTATAATCGTTAATGGCGCGTAACATTTTGTCAATCGCGTCTTTTCTATCTTTTCCGTGAACCACCAATTTAGCAATCATCGGATCGTAATAAATTGGAATATCCATGCCTTCTTCAAATCCATCATCAACACG is a window of Bacteroidota bacterium DNA encoding:
- a CDS encoding DUF4294 domain-containing protein, with amino-acid sequence MSAYLNIRLPKVFYRFKTPATALLTAFIFVFSFSPAQDISVPQAKTSYTLRAEVVDNDTVPVVDLYPVYVYTDYIYKNKKQYEQWTRIKYNVKKVYPYAIIAAAKLKEYDVILEKMPNERMKKAYIRVCEKDLKNEFEDELKDLSINQGRILMKLIDRETGKTTYQIVKEMRGGFEAVMWQAVARIFGNNMKTEYDANTEDIMIERAVKLVESGQF